The following coding sequences are from one Streptomyces sp. NBC_01485 window:
- a CDS encoding TniB family NTP-binding protein, giving the protein MTSPDTTPPAEETSAGTVTTFDAFARFAATAPPTPPQPGQAPRSPEERLAYHSQFVTVRTPAIETLSRSVRTLMILGRHQSVTARPSLIVTGPATTGKTTALLEVGRTCHLAHTRRAAPGDDSVPVAYVLVPPGATAKTLAGEFARYLGIPVTTRMTTTQITTAVCHTYTAAGVKLALIDEIHRLNPRTSSGAEAADWLKDLTERVRATFVYAGIDVTDSAVFTGVRGAQLAGRASLIDCGALPARAGEREPFRELIASLEQALDLHAHRAGSLPKLASYLHERTAGRIGSLSRLIRQAAIEAILDSSERITKGLLDGIALDHLAEEHYRPRNPARRRTRPSSR; this is encoded by the coding sequence GTGACCAGCCCCGACACCACGCCCCCCGCCGAGGAGACGTCCGCAGGGACAGTCACCACCTTCGACGCCTTCGCCCGGTTCGCCGCCACCGCACCGCCCACACCGCCGCAGCCGGGCCAGGCACCCCGCTCGCCGGAGGAACGCCTTGCCTACCACTCACAGTTCGTCACCGTGCGCACCCCGGCCATCGAAACCCTCTCGCGCAGTGTGCGCACCCTGATGATCCTCGGCCGCCACCAGAGCGTCACCGCACGCCCGTCCCTGATCGTCACCGGGCCCGCCACGACCGGCAAGACGACCGCGCTGCTCGAAGTGGGCCGCACCTGCCACCTGGCCCACACCCGCCGCGCCGCCCCGGGCGACGACAGCGTGCCCGTCGCCTACGTGCTGGTGCCGCCCGGCGCCACCGCCAAGACACTGGCCGGGGAGTTCGCCCGCTACCTCGGCATCCCCGTCACCACCCGCATGACCACCACACAGATCACGACCGCCGTCTGCCACACCTACACCGCGGCCGGGGTCAAGCTCGCGCTGATCGACGAGATCCACCGGCTCAACCCGCGCACCTCCAGCGGCGCCGAGGCCGCCGACTGGCTCAAAGACCTCACCGAACGCGTGCGGGCCACGTTCGTCTACGCGGGCATCGACGTCACCGACAGCGCCGTGTTCACCGGGGTGCGCGGCGCGCAGCTGGCCGGGCGCGCCTCCCTGATCGACTGCGGGGCGCTGCCCGCGCGGGCCGGCGAGCGGGAGCCGTTCCGGGAGCTGATCGCCTCCCTTGAGCAGGCCCTCGACCTGCACGCCCACCGGGCGGGCAGCCTGCCGAAGCTGGCCTCCTACCTGCACGAACGGACCGCCGGACGCATCGGCAGCCTCTCCCGCCTGATCCGCCAAGCGGCCATCGAAGCCATCCTCGACAGCAGCGAACGCATCACCAAAGGTCTGCTGGACGGCATCGCGCTCGACCACCTCGCCGAAGAGCACTACCGGCCCCGCAACCCCGCCCGCCGCCGCACCCGCCCCAGCAGCCGGTGA
- a CDS encoding TnsA-like heteromeric transposase endonuclease subunit produces MIINSSQDGASAGLPAVAGSVYRVPEPGSVEAEFAEANGTLVQRRWVEAAVTVRFEQLAPVAAFPVVPGRRWGPGWWWSATTGRHVMHGSQAMCTQLMILDRDPQVVALSARPVRLIWRDPDSGRVLTWVPQLFARYADGRALLADCPATAAPAAGRAERAAAVLEAACAAAGFTYRRMAPPEKVVAANVRWLAGYRHPRHRDAGGLEQAVLEAFAAPRPLMAGAAAAGEVLTTLPVLYHALWSGRLSADLTRPLGEQTLVSPGPVAGDGKRREQQES; encoded by the coding sequence GTGATCATCAACAGCAGCCAGGACGGCGCGTCGGCCGGCTTACCGGCCGTCGCCGGCAGCGTCTACCGGGTACCGGAACCGGGCTCGGTGGAGGCGGAGTTCGCCGAGGCGAACGGCACGCTGGTGCAGCGCCGCTGGGTGGAGGCCGCCGTCACGGTCAGGTTCGAGCAGTTGGCGCCGGTGGCGGCGTTCCCGGTGGTACCGGGGCGGCGGTGGGGCCCGGGCTGGTGGTGGTCGGCCACGACCGGGCGGCATGTGATGCACGGATCACAGGCAATGTGCACGCAGCTGATGATCCTGGACCGCGATCCGCAAGTGGTAGCGCTGTCGGCGCGGCCAGTGCGGCTGATCTGGCGGGATCCGGACAGCGGGCGGGTGCTGACGTGGGTACCGCAGCTGTTCGCCCGCTATGCCGACGGCCGCGCTCTGCTCGCCGACTGCCCCGCCACGGCGGCTCCCGCCGCCGGCCGGGCCGAGCGCGCCGCCGCGGTGCTTGAAGCGGCCTGTGCGGCGGCGGGGTTCACCTACCGGCGCATGGCGCCGCCCGAGAAGGTGGTGGCGGCGAACGTGCGGTGGCTGGCCGGCTACCGACATCCCCGCCACCGTGACGCAGGCGGCCTTGAGCAGGCGGTGCTCGAGGCGTTCGCCGCGCCGCGGCCGCTGATGGCCGGGGCCGCGGCGGCGGGCGAGGTCCTCACTACGCTGCCGGTGCTTTACCACGCGCTGTGGAGCGGTCGGCTGTCCGCGGACCTGACACGGCCGCTGGGTGAGCAGACCCTTGTCTCGCCCGGCCCGGTCGCAGGCGACGGGAAGCGGCGGGAGCAGCAGGAGAGTTGA
- a CDS encoding transposase — protein MVSAHGGRPVAGARHRQVKLGAYVTFEGRAWQVAAVAGASVRLVDDHGQTASVLASFLFADPAFAVVDSPAAAVPPWGLLESVPERERERALAWQRHIREVETGLPGGPASGGTPRPEYDPARRSMAEREQAKADELARLGWPQVSRATVRRMRARYHASGLLGLIPRRKPSRATGRADERVVTAVLEALRRQRGRSTGTLKGLRELTGQILADTHGPGAVELPAPSTFNRLVRVIADPLEHPGRPARTATTTPVRPYTPTVALRPGELVQVDTTRLDVMAVGEDGKPVRPELTIALDVATRSVVAAVLREEGTKAVDAALLLAEMAVPHPARPGWPGHLRLAHAAVPYDRLLALDDRLEQAAARPVVVPETIVIDRGAIFVSAAFLAACETLGVSVQPTPPRSPAAKGAVERTFGSINTLVAQHIAGYTGSHILERGEAVEDEARFTVAQLQELLDEWITARWQHRPHEGLRHPVLPKKALTPNEMWGALLGASGYVPLPLAGADYLELLPVRFHPITGRGIRINYRTYDHACLNEHRGRSSLTGPGGGWEVHLNPHDVRQIYIRLPDGLLHEVPWIHRDHVHAPMGETAWRHIRAALNRRGDREHHEAALAEAADHVLRRARPLPGHGAPAPAAAGAASPQTADGDAEAEDSPDAVDAPDADGNPADSDELSPPAGRYALYNAFEEAEHW, from the coding sequence GTGGTGAGCGCACACGGCGGCCGCCCGGTGGCCGGCGCCCGGCACAGGCAGGTGAAGCTGGGGGCGTACGTGACGTTCGAGGGCCGCGCCTGGCAGGTGGCCGCCGTGGCCGGGGCGTCGGTGCGCCTCGTCGACGATCACGGGCAGACCGCCTCCGTGCTCGCCTCTTTCCTGTTCGCCGACCCCGCCTTCGCCGTGGTGGACTCCCCTGCCGCCGCGGTGCCGCCGTGGGGGCTGCTGGAGTCGGTGCCCGAGCGGGAGCGCGAGCGGGCCCTGGCCTGGCAGCGGCACATCCGCGAGGTCGAGACCGGGCTGCCCGGCGGCCCGGCAAGCGGCGGGACGCCCCGGCCCGAATACGACCCGGCACGGCGGTCGATGGCCGAGCGGGAACAGGCCAAGGCCGACGAACTCGCCCGGCTGGGCTGGCCGCAGGTCAGCCGGGCCACTGTGCGCCGCATGCGCGCCCGCTACCACGCGAGCGGCCTGCTCGGGCTGATCCCCCGCCGCAAGCCGTCGCGTGCGACAGGGCGGGCCGATGAACGGGTGGTGACCGCCGTGCTGGAGGCGCTGCGCCGCCAGCGCGGCCGCTCCACCGGCACGCTGAAAGGGCTGCGGGAGCTGACCGGGCAGATCCTGGCCGACACCCACGGGCCGGGCGCGGTCGAGTTGCCTGCGCCGTCGACGTTCAACCGGCTGGTGCGCGTGATCGCCGATCCTCTGGAGCATCCCGGACGGCCGGCCCGCACCGCCACCACCACGCCGGTACGGCCGTACACGCCGACGGTGGCGCTGCGGCCGGGCGAGCTGGTCCAGGTCGACACCACCCGCCTGGACGTGATGGCCGTCGGCGAGGACGGGAAGCCGGTGCGCCCGGAGCTGACGATCGCTCTCGATGTGGCGACCCGCTCCGTGGTGGCGGCCGTGCTGCGTGAGGAGGGCACCAAGGCCGTGGACGCGGCGCTGCTGCTGGCGGAGATGGCCGTGCCCCATCCCGCACGGCCCGGCTGGCCCGGCCATCTGCGCCTGGCCCACGCCGCCGTCCCCTACGACCGGCTGCTCGCCCTGGACGACCGGCTGGAGCAGGCGGCGGCGCGGCCGGTGGTGGTGCCGGAGACGATCGTCATCGACCGCGGGGCCATCTTCGTCTCCGCCGCGTTCCTGGCCGCCTGCGAGACCCTGGGGGTGAGCGTGCAGCCGACGCCGCCCCGCTCGCCGGCCGCCAAAGGCGCCGTCGAGCGGACCTTCGGCAGTATCAACACGCTCGTCGCCCAGCACATCGCCGGCTACACCGGCTCCCACATCCTGGAGCGCGGCGAGGCGGTGGAGGACGAAGCGCGGTTCACCGTGGCCCAGTTGCAGGAGCTGCTGGACGAGTGGATCACCGCCCGCTGGCAGCACCGCCCCCACGAGGGCCTGCGCCATCCGGTCCTGCCGAAGAAGGCCCTCACCCCGAACGAGATGTGGGGCGCGCTGCTGGGCGCGTCCGGGTACGTGCCGCTGCCGCTGGCCGGCGCCGACTACCTGGAACTGCTGCCCGTGCGGTTCCACCCCATAACCGGCCGCGGCATCCGTATCAACTACCGCACCTACGACCATGCCTGCCTGAATGAGCACCGCGGCCGGTCCTCCCTCACCGGGCCCGGAGGCGGGTGGGAGGTCCACCTCAACCCGCACGACGTGCGACAGATCTATATCCGCCTGCCCGACGGGCTCCTGCACGAGGTCCCGTGGATCCATCGCGACCACGTCCACGCCCCCATGGGCGAGACCGCATGGCGTCACATCCGCGCCGCCCTGAACCGGCGCGGCGACCGCGAACACCACGAGGCCGCCCTGGCCGAGGCCGCCGACCATGTTCTGCGCCGCGCCCGCCCCTTGCCCGGCCACGGCGCACCCGCCCCAGCGGCGGCGGGAGCGGCGAGCCCGCAGACGGCGGACGGCGACGCGGAGGCCGAGGACAGTCCCGACGCCGTCGACGCCCCTGACGCTGACGGCAATCCTGCCGACAGCGATGAACTCTCCCCGCCCGCGGGCCGATACGCGCTGTACAACGCCTTCGAGGAGGCCGAACACTGGTGA
- a CDS encoding Mu transposase domain-containing protein, with product MPYIRDSFWRGREFTSIEHMQTEAVTWAQNVAGQRPCRPLGGAAPMAVFGALEAETLLPLPPTPFVLARWSTATVGPDIHIKVGRTLYSVPWKLIGRKVDVRSTATMVQVFLDGELVKTHAALEQGKRTDRSDYPPEKIAFQMKTPIWCRTQASEIGDACREVVDQLLEVNALYRLRAAQGVLGLRKKYGETRLEAACARAIAVGDPSDRTIKGILIAGTETDPEPETSGDAGAAAFLHGPKRLFASATPPDTADELRDDQVHGEAEGSI from the coding sequence ATGCCCTACATCCGCGACTCGTTCTGGCGCGGGCGGGAGTTCACCTCGATCGAGCACATGCAGACCGAGGCCGTCACCTGGGCCCAGAACGTCGCAGGCCAACGGCCATGCCGACCGCTGGGCGGAGCCGCCCCGATGGCGGTCTTCGGGGCCCTGGAGGCGGAGACACTGCTGCCGCTGCCGCCCACCCCGTTCGTCCTGGCCCGCTGGTCGACCGCGACGGTCGGCCCGGACATCCACATCAAGGTCGGCCGCACCCTCTACTCGGTGCCCTGGAAACTGATCGGCCGAAAGGTCGACGTCCGCTCCACCGCCACGATGGTCCAGGTCTTCCTCGACGGTGAACTGGTCAAGACTCACGCGGCACTTGAGCAGGGCAAACGCACCGACAGGAGCGACTACCCGCCGGAGAAGATCGCCTTCCAGATGAAGACGCCCATCTGGTGCCGCACCCAGGCGTCCGAGATCGGCGACGCCTGCCGCGAGGTCGTCGACCAGCTGCTGGAGGTCAACGCGCTCTACCGGCTCCGCGCCGCCCAGGGGGTCCTCGGACTGCGCAAGAAGTACGGCGAGACACGCCTGGAAGCCGCCTGCGCGAGGGCGATCGCGGTCGGCGACCCGTCCGACCGCACCATCAAAGGCATCCTGATCGCCGGCACCGAGACCGACCCCGAGCCCGAGACCAGCGGCGATGCGGGAGCCGCGGCCTTCCTCCACGGACCGAAGCGACTGTTCGCCTCCGCGACACCCCCCGACACGGCGGACGAGCTCCGCGACGACCAGGTCCACGGCGAAGCTGAGGGAAGCATCTGA
- a CDS encoding DUF2220 domain-containing protein, which yields MLPESRVDTSAPRSDLVARYGFRTKPVYIRLRYLGASPLPFSELAVRAEELAGWSPGVRTVFVLENEITYLSLPPVPDAVAILGSGYAAALLRHLPWLDDVDLCYWGDIDTHGFAILDQVRGRFPHTTSLLMDRATLLAHESHWGQEKTQARGGLTHLTPEEARLDQDLRAGTYRPHLRLEQERIAITAVREALTRH from the coding sequence GTGCTCCCCGAGAGCCGCGTCGACACCAGCGCACCGAGAAGCGATCTCGTCGCGCGGTACGGCTTCCGCACCAAGCCCGTCTACATCCGCCTGCGCTACCTCGGCGCCTCTCCCCTGCCCTTCAGCGAACTCGCCGTCCGCGCCGAGGAACTGGCCGGCTGGTCCCCGGGGGTGCGCACCGTCTTCGTCCTCGAGAACGAGATCACCTACCTCTCACTGCCGCCGGTCCCCGACGCCGTCGCCATCCTCGGCTCCGGATACGCCGCCGCCCTGCTGCGTCATCTGCCCTGGCTCGACGATGTCGACCTCTGTTACTGGGGCGACATCGACACCCATGGCTTCGCCATCCTCGACCAGGTCCGCGGACGTTTCCCGCACACCACGTCACTGCTCATGGACCGCGCCACCCTCCTCGCCCACGAGTCCCACTGGGGCCAGGAGAAGACACAGGCACGCGGCGGCCTGACACACCTCACCCCCGAGGAGGCCCGCCTCGACCAAGACCTGCGGGCCGGCACCTACCGACCACACCTGCGCCTGGAGCAGGAACGCATCGCCATCACCGCCGTGCGAGAGGCGCTGACACGGCACTAG
- a CDS encoding DUF5372 family protein produces MTHPFHPWSGREFVFVDRRRTWDEDRVAFQDEDGQLASLPAAWTDIDPVDPFVTMAAGRCPFRVEDLLAVAGLIDALRVRASG; encoded by the coding sequence GTGACGCACCCGTTCCATCCCTGGTCCGGGCGGGAGTTCGTGTTCGTTGACCGACGCCGGACCTGGGACGAGGACCGGGTCGCCTTCCAGGACGAGGACGGGCAGTTGGCTTCACTGCCGGCGGCCTGGACGGATATTGATCCGGTCGATCCGTTCGTCACGATGGCCGCGGGCCGGTGCCCGTTCCGTGTGGAGGACCTCCTGGCCGTCGCCGGGCTGATCGACGCTCTCCGAGTACGGGCGTCGGGATGA
- a CDS encoding IS5 family transposase (programmed frameshift) has protein sequence MARGDLTDEQWALIEPHLPIAAVGPIPDLRKHFNAVMWRFRTGSPWRDLPAEFGPWQSAYDRFRIWATRGVFQDLMQTVIAEAAARGQADLGLVSVDSATARAHHHAAGMALDSEQLAALELAVEAEKGARTRSKEQDGQAEDEARVERRRVRRRHRARLKAAELGRSRGGLTSKIHVAADRRCRPLAFVLTPGQAGDSPQFAPVLERVKVRGPIGRPRTRPDAVAADKAYSSRHNRRYLRRRGIRAVIPEKVDQAANRKKRGSAGGRPVSHDATLYKERNTVERCINRLRNWRGIATRYDKTPESYEAGLHLCGAMLWLRSIAPHS, from the exons ATGGCGCGAGGCGATCTCACCGATGAGCAGTGGGCCCTGATCGAGCCCCATCTCCCGATTGCCGCGGTTGGGCCCATCCCTGACCTGCGGAAACATTTCAACGCGGTGATGTGGCGGTTCCGGACCGGTAGCCCCTGGCGTGACCTGCCGGCCGAGTTCGGGCCCTGGCAGAGCGCCTACGACCGCTTCCGGATCTGGGCGACGCGGGGCGTTTTCCAGGACCTGATGCAAACAGTGATCGCCGAGGCCGCCGCCCGCGGCCAGGCCGACTTGGGCCTGGTCAGCGTGGACTCGGCGACCGCCCGGGCCCACCATCACGCCGCCGGGATGGCCCTGGACTCCGAGCAGCTGGCGGCCTTGGAACTGGCCGTCGAGGCCGAAAAGGGGGCGAGGACAAGGAGCAAAGAA CAAGACGGACAGGCCGAGGATGAGGCGCGCGTCGAGCGGCGACGGGTCCGCCGACGACACCGGGCCCGCTTGAAAGCCGCCGAGCTGGGGCGTTCCCGGGGCGGACTGACGAGCAAGATCCATGTGGCGGCTGACCGACGCTGTCGCCCGCTTGCGTTCGTCCTCACGCCCGGGCAGGCCGGCGACAGTCCGCAGTTCGCCCCGGTCCTGGAACGGGTAAAGGTGCGCGGCCCGATCGGGCGCCCGCGGACCCGGCCGGATGCGGTGGCCGCGGACAAGGCGTACTCGTCCCGACACAACCGCCGCTACCTGCGACGACGCGGGATCCGAGCCGTGATCCCGGAGAAGGTCGACCAGGCCGCGAACCGCAAGAAGCGTGGCAGCGCCGGCGGCCGGCCGGTCTCGCACGACGCGACACTCTACAAAGAGCGCAACACCGTGGAACGGTGCATCAACCGGCTGCGGAACTGGCGCGGCATCGCTACCCGGTACGACAAGACCCCGGAGAGCTACGAGGCCGGACTGCACCTGTGTGGTGCGATGCTCTGGCTCCGCAGCATCGCACCACACTCGTGA
- the istB gene encoding IS21-like element helper ATPase IstB — protein MSVMDTALRESLKSLRLSGMLETLDARLAQAHGGELGHLDFLQVLCQDEITRRETVAFQRRLNRAKFEQQVTLEEFDFTASSKLPAAQIRDLGALRWLHAGESVILFGPVGVGKTHVAQALGHLAVRQGAHVRFAKTSRILAELAGGHADRTWDKRLRELVRPDVLILDDFAMRQLGAAQADDLYELVSERQGRSLTITSNRAPSDWYPLFPNPVVAESLLDRLINTSHQVIMNGPSYRPNKRPKNPTSKPGKPSVK, from the coding sequence ATGAGCGTGATGGACACCGCCCTGCGCGAGTCGCTGAAGTCGCTGCGGCTCTCGGGAATGCTGGAAACCCTCGATGCCCGCCTCGCCCAGGCCCACGGCGGCGAGCTCGGCCACCTCGACTTCCTCCAGGTCCTCTGCCAGGACGAGATCACCCGCCGCGAGACCGTCGCCTTCCAACGGCGCCTGAACCGGGCGAAGTTCGAGCAGCAGGTCACCCTGGAAGAGTTCGACTTCACCGCCTCCTCGAAACTGCCCGCCGCCCAGATCCGCGACCTCGGCGCCCTGCGCTGGCTGCACGCCGGCGAGTCGGTCATCCTGTTCGGTCCCGTCGGGGTCGGCAAGACACACGTCGCCCAGGCCCTCGGGCACCTCGCGGTCCGCCAGGGCGCCCATGTCCGCTTCGCCAAGACCAGCCGGATCCTCGCCGAACTGGCCGGCGGCCACGCGGACCGCACCTGGGACAAACGCCTGCGTGAGCTGGTACGTCCCGACGTGCTCATCCTCGACGACTTCGCGATGCGCCAACTCGGCGCAGCCCAGGCCGACGACCTCTACGAACTCGTCTCCGAGCGGCAGGGCCGGTCCCTGACCATCACCAGCAACCGGGCGCCCAGCGACTGGTATCCGCTCTTCCCCAACCCCGTCGTCGCCGAGTCCCTCCTGGACCGGCTGATCAACACCAGCCACCAAGTCATCATGAACGGACCCAGCTACCGCCCGAACAAGCGGCCCAAGAACCCCACCAGCAAGCCCGGCAAGCCCTCCGTCAAATGA
- a CDS encoding TniQ family protein: MPGPLRVRPLPGEATASYLTRLATTYRLSPAQLLDGHGITATGTEHAPPAAEIRLSAEAARRLSGFTRIPLTHLTRALPHLRPPAPSSAHTGAHGTATAHWHTVEIALQPLPACTACTIRRSPHTAASAWIHPSPGLPRTMICTRHQQASSDPRHPGPLDIRAVPELTQAHLRARRPATPVSLSWASTITTRWYDHQQHVHERWHTRLHRLTAANPRMSPGPPSPALTCRELITYPETLTLAAALDRLPPHPMTRTQQTTFLHQLAGRLQLSRLAPADHDLLWKRLTTH; this comes from the coding sequence GTGCCCGGCCCGCTACGCGTACGGCCGCTGCCCGGCGAAGCCACCGCCTCCTACCTCACCCGCCTCGCCACCACCTACCGCCTCAGCCCCGCCCAGCTCCTCGACGGCCACGGCATCACTGCCACCGGCACCGAGCACGCCCCGCCCGCCGCCGAGATCCGCCTCAGCGCCGAAGCCGCCCGCCGCCTGTCCGGCTTCACACGCATCCCCCTCACGCACCTCACCCGTGCCCTGCCCCATCTGCGCCCGCCCGCGCCCTCGTCGGCCCACACCGGCGCGCACGGCACGGCCACCGCCCACTGGCACACGGTCGAGATCGCCCTGCAGCCATTACCGGCGTGTACCGCCTGCACCATCCGCCGCAGCCCGCACACAGCAGCCTCCGCGTGGATCCACCCGTCGCCGGGCCTGCCCCGGACCATGATCTGCACCCGCCACCAGCAGGCCTCCAGCGACCCCCGGCATCCCGGACCCCTCGACATCCGAGCTGTCCCCGAACTCACCCAAGCCCACCTTCGCGCGCGCCGCCCGGCGACACCGGTCTCCCTGAGCTGGGCATCGACGATCACGACACGCTGGTACGACCACCAACAGCACGTACACGAACGCTGGCACACACGCCTGCACCGGCTTACCGCCGCCAACCCCCGCATGTCCCCAGGTCCGCCGTCTCCGGCCCTGACCTGCCGCGAGCTGATCACCTACCCGGAGACCCTCACCCTCGCCGCGGCTCTTGACCGCCTGCCCCCTCACCCCATGACCCGCACCCAGCAGACCACCTTCCTCCACCAACTCGCCGGCCGCCTCCAACTGTCACGCCTCGCACCCGCCGACCACGACCTGCTCTGGAAACGCCTGACCACCCACTGA
- a CDS encoding Mu transposase C-terminal domain-containing protein: protein MGAQVTFEGRAWQVTGLVDGRVYLVAEDGATGCVLAVRLVSAPGFSVTGPTEPPAPALWETVPLAAQERALAWLRHIREVETGLPGGPVGGAPRPEYDPRRFTLAEREEVKARELAALGWARASRTTVQRMRLVYQRQGLWGLVDKRHLRTGSATGRTDERVVAAVLEALRRRRGRSKTTTLQIIELAEQIVADTHGPARVKLPGRSSLYRLVKALADPAEPPGSAARTATGPARSGGPPPALRPAERVDIATARLGLRAVGEDGGVVPVAVTAALDAASGCVLAAVLHPPQDGPVQLSVLLAEMAVPRPQRPGWPALLEQAHAGGPARRLVSLPERIEATAARPAAVPETLIVDQSTAAVTSAVLAVCESLGISLEPAPLRTAGAKRGAVRTLEVLAGLFARHATTAEEAYGAGQAVGAYWSMPQLQDLLDEWITVRWHQRPQEQLRHPLLPRAGLAPKEMWEVLLGVAGMVPLPLAGKHYGELLPARRCALTDSGIRLGGRRYDDACLDEHRGRGQRWEVHHHPHDPRQVFVRLPDGLLHAVGWAQGEHTLHPFDEMVRRRTGGVLARRGAGAQPSIETRDGSGAAGRTADVAAVEGIAGAMTVHDADGGGAGGHIARDTGGFGVYDPRAEAELW from the coding sequence GTGGGCGCTCAGGTCACGTTCGAGGGCCGCGCCTGGCAGGTGACCGGTCTGGTCGACGGGCGGGTGTACCTCGTCGCCGAGGACGGGGCCACCGGGTGTGTGCTGGCCGTCCGTCTGGTGTCCGCGCCCGGCTTCTCGGTGACCGGTCCCACGGAGCCGCCGGCCCCGGCGCTGTGGGAGACGGTGCCGCTGGCCGCGCAGGAGCGGGCCCTGGCCTGGCTGCGGCACATCCGCGAGGTCGAGACCGGGCTGCCCGGCGGCCCGGTAGGCGGCGCGCCCCGGCCCGAATACGACCCGCGGCGCTTCACCCTCGCCGAGCGGGAAGAGGTCAAGGCGCGTGAACTGGCGGCGCTGGGCTGGGCCAGGGCCAGCCGGACCACGGTGCAGCGGATGCGGCTGGTCTACCAGCGGCAGGGGCTGTGGGGGCTGGTCGACAAGCGCCACCTGCGCACCGGATCGGCGACCGGGCGTACCGACGAGCGGGTGGTGGCCGCCGTGCTGGAGGCCTTGCGCCGGCGCCGCGGCCGGTCGAAGACCACCACTCTGCAGATCATCGAGCTGGCCGAACAGATCGTGGCGGACACCCACGGGCCGGCCCGGGTGAAGCTGCCCGGCCGCTCGTCGCTGTACCGGCTGGTGAAGGCGCTGGCGGATCCGGCCGAGCCGCCGGGCAGTGCGGCGCGCACCGCCACCGGCCCGGCCCGCTCGGGCGGCCCGCCGCCTGCGCTGCGGCCCGCCGAGCGGGTCGACATCGCCACCGCCCGCCTGGGTCTGAGGGCGGTGGGCGAGGACGGGGGTGTGGTGCCGGTGGCGGTGACGGCGGCACTGGATGCGGCGAGCGGCTGCGTGCTGGCCGCCGTGCTGCACCCGCCCCAGGACGGGCCGGTTCAGTTGTCGGTGCTGCTGGCCGAGATGGCCGTGCCCAGGCCTCAGCGCCCGGGCTGGCCGGCCCTGCTGGAGCAGGCCCATGCGGGCGGGCCTGCCCGGCGGCTGGTGTCACTCCCTGAACGGATCGAGGCCACGGCGGCGCGTCCGGCGGCCGTGCCCGAGACGCTCATCGTCGACCAGTCCACAGCCGCCGTCACCTCCGCTGTCCTGGCCGTGTGCGAGAGCCTGGGCATCAGCCTGGAGCCGGCCCCGCTGCGGACGGCGGGCGCAAAGCGCGGCGCCGTGCGCACGCTGGAGGTCCTCGCCGGCCTGTTCGCGCGGCACGCCACCACGGCGGAAGAGGCATACGGAGCGGGACAGGCGGTCGGGGCGTACTGGAGCATGCCGCAGCTGCAGGACCTGCTGGACGAATGGATCACCGTCAGGTGGCACCAGCGCCCCCAGGAGCAGCTGCGCCATCCGCTGCTGCCCCGGGCGGGGCTCGCCCCCAAGGAGATGTGGGAGGTGCTGCTGGGCGTGGCCGGGATGGTGCCGCTGCCGCTGGCCGGGAAGCACTACGGCGAACTGCTGCCGGCGCGCCGGTGCGCCCTCACTGATTCCGGGATCCGGCTGGGCGGGCGCCGCTACGACGATGCGTGTCTGGACGAACACCGCGGCCGCGGCCAGCGGTGGGAGGTCCACCACCATCCCCACGACCCGCGGCAGGTCTTCGTCCGGCTGCCCGACGGCCTGCTCCACGCGGTCGGGTGGGCACAGGGCGAGCACACCCTGCACCCGTTCGACGAGATGGTCCGGCGCCGCACCGGCGGCGTCCTTGCGCGCCGCGGCGCGGGCGCACAGCCGAGCATCGAGACGAGGGACGGCTCCGGTGCGGCAGGGCGCACCGCAGACGTCGCGGCCGTGGAAGGGATCGCCGGCGCCATGACGGTGCACGACGCTGATGGTGGCGGTGCCGGTGGTCACATTGCCCGGGACACCGGCGGGTTTGGGGTGTACGACCCGCGGGCGGAGGCCGAGCTGTGGTGA